In Quercus robur chromosome 11, dhQueRobu3.1, whole genome shotgun sequence, the following proteins share a genomic window:
- the LOC126707661 gene encoding disease resistance protein RGA2-like has protein sequence MADAILYGVVQKIIESLGSSTLQQVGSIWGFKDDLEKMSNTVSTIQAVLEDAEDQQVQSRQVRDWLTKLRDAVFDADDLLSEFSTHVLRQNVMGGGRMTKKVRVFFSSSNQLAFGFKMARKIKAMRERFNDIARDRNNFQLEKRPLGTAVVIRGRDQTHSFVREEDVIGREEDKEAIIGQLLDFDVGENVSFISIVGIGGLGKTTLVQYIYNDEKVKAYFELQMWVCVSDDFDVKTIAEKILASAIGTRPNNLEMDQLQIELRKSLNQKKYLLVLDDVWNENKEKWCKLKTLLLDGSKGSKVVITTRTNLVADITGTMQYFLKGLSKDQSWSLLKQMAFEKRQDTINPKFEAIGRDIVEKCCGVPLAIKAIGRVLYNKKTESEWSYIKDNELKNVIKLKDDIFPVLKLRYDHLPLHLKCCFAYCSLFPKDYLIEKLTLIRLWIAQGFIQSQEENLQLEDIANEYFEDLLWRSFFQVVEEDKGMFMNFKMHDLIHDLAQSISSIECTLVNSNAKHVNEKVRHISFSFYNDSFFGENLNSLVKANKIRTFILTSHKWKHLAEVEEGESTLKKLISAFVYIRALDLHGLKIKMLPNIIGKLMYLKYLDLSNNDIEVLPSSIMTLVNLHTLKLDYCYELKELPTDIQKLVSLKHLGINSCSHLTHMPYGVGQLTSLQTLSLFVVSKDPIGSSKRCGGLAELNKLNDLRGEIEIKNLELVKDAISETKAANLKEKQHLSSLSLSWNSRLDDVINVGDDENLLDGIQPPQNLKYLSVQWYGGARFSIWLSSLTNLTELNIDGCKKCQHLPPLYQLPSLREISLWEMHSLEYISDLDITNEVFASSLTTFFPSLESLSLQECRNLKGWWKRDIVDNGDATIMTSTSSWSHQYHQHISLPSFPCLSYLTITDCSKLTSMPPFPYLEEELFLSCVSWKALQQTMAMKMNMVGASSLLSSIPPLSKLRKLNLWEMPDKEPLPEEWLQNLTSLEELDIRRCSTSLSQILRHLTSLKVLTIGDCEEVDLFSDADDDGTKFQHVKCLQSLSFTKISKLESLPAYLQSVTILRNLSIDDCPSLMTLSEWIGNLTSLQSLEIEDCPNLTSLPEGMRRLTSLQSLRIYECPHLEQRCQKEIGEDWTKIAHVPKYSNESRWNY, from the coding sequence ATGGCCGATGCAATCCTGTATGGCGTTGTGCAGAAGATCATTGAAAGCTTGGGCTCCTCCACTCTCCAACAAGTTGGATCAATCTGGGGTTTCAAAGATGACCTCGAAAAAATGTCAAACACTGTTTCCACCATTCAAGCTGTTCTTGAGGATGCAGAGGACCAGCAGGTCCAGAGCCGTCAAGTCAGGGACTGGCTTACGAAGCTCAGAGATGCAGTTTTTGATGCAGATGACTTGTTGAGCGAGTTCTCCACTCATGTGTTGCGGCAAAATGTGATGGGTGGTGGTAGAATGACAAAGAAGGTACGCGTTTTCTTTTCTAGCTCAAATCAACTTGCTTTTGGTTTTAAGATGGCTCGCAAAATAAAGGCTATGAGGGAGAGGTTTAATGATATAGCAAGGGATAGGAACAATTTCCAGTTGGAAAAGCGTCCTTTAGGGACAGCAGTTGTGATTAGGGGGAGGGACCAGACTCACTCATTTGTACGTGAAGAAGACGTTATCGGGAGGGAGGAGGATAAGGAGGCCATCATAGGTCAATTGTTGGACTTTGATGTGGGGGAAAACGTTTCGTTCATATCCATAGTAGGAATTGGGGGGCTAGGGAAGACCACACTTGTTCAATATATATACAATGATGAGAAGGTCAAGGCTTATTTTGAGTTGCAGATGTGGGTGTGTGTCTCTGATGACTTTGATGTGAAAACAATTGCTGAAAAGATACTTGCATCGGCGATCGGTACAAGGCCTAACAACCTTGAAATGGATCAATTGCAAATTGAACTTCGCAAAAGTCTCAACCAAAAGAAGTACTTACTTGTGTTGGATGATGTGTGGAAtgagaacaaagaaaaatggtGTAAATTGAAAACACTTTTGTTGGATGGCTCAAAGGGAAGTAAGGTGGTGATAACTACACGGACCAACTTGGTTGCAGATATTACCGGCACAATGCAGTATTTTCTAAAAGGTTTGTCAAAGGATCAATCTTGGTCtttattgaaacaaatggcATTTGAAAAAAGGCAAGATACTATCAATCCTAAGTTTGAAGCAATTGGAAGAGACATTGTAGAAAAATGTTGTGGTGTGCCTCTTGCTATAAAGGCAATAGGAAGAGTATTATACAACAAAAAGACAGAATCTGAATGGTCATATATTAAGGATAATGAACTCAAAAATGTAATTAAGCTAAAGGATGATATTTTTCCTGTTTTAAAATTGCGTTATGATCATCTCCCACTACATTTAAAGTGTTGTTTCGCATATTGTTCGTTGTTTCCCAAAGATTATTTGATTGAGAAGTTGACATTGATACGATTATGGATAGCACAAGGATTTATCCAATCTCAAGAAGAGAACTTACAATTAGAGGATATTGCCAATGAGTACTTTGAGGATCTATTGTGGAGGTCCTTCTTCCAAGTAGTAGAAGAAGACAAAGGCATGTTCATGAACTTTAAAATGCATGACTTAATCCACGATCTTGCACAGTCGATTTCAAGTATTGAGTGTACACTGGTTAATTCtaatgcaaaacatgtgaacGAAAAAGTTCGTCATATATCATTCTCATTTTACAATGATTCATTCTTTGGAGAGAATTTAAACTCATTGGTTAAAGCAAACAAGATACGAACATTCATTTTGACATCCCATAAATGGAAGCATCTAGCGGAAGTGGAAGAGGGAGAATCAACTCTCAAAAAACTTATTTCTGCTTTTGTATATATCCGTGCATTAGATCTACATGGCTTAAAAATTAAGATGTTGCCAAATATCATAGGTAAGTTGATGTATCTAAAGTACCTTGACCTTTCCAATAATGATATTGAGGTTCTCCCTAGTTCTATTATGACATTGGTGAATTTGCACACATTGAAACTCGATTATTGTTATGAACTTAAGGAGTTACCAACAGACATTCAAAAATTGGTCAGCCTCAAGCATCTTGGTATAAATTCATGTTCCCATTTGACTCATATGCCATATGGAGTTGGGCAGTTGACTTCTCTTCAAACATTATCCTTATTTGTTGTTAGTAAGGACCCCATAGGTTCCTCCAAGCGCTGTGGTGGACTAGCAGAATTGAACAAGCTAAATGATTTGAGAGGAGAAATAGAGATTAAAAATTTGGAATTGGTGAAAGATGCTATCTCAGAAACAAAGGCCGCAAACTTGAAGGAGAAGCAGCATCTCAGTAGCTTGTCATTAAGTTGGAATTCTAGGCTTGATGATGTTATCAACGTTGGTGATGATGAAAATTTATTAGATGGCATACAACcaccccaaaatttaaaatatttgtctGTACAATGGTATGGGGGTGCGAGATTTTCAATTTGGCTTTCTTCGCTAACAAATCTTACTGAATTAAATATAGACGGTTGCAAGAAATGCCAACATTTGCCACCATTGTATCAATTGCCATCTCTTCGAGAGATATCTCTTTGGGAAATGCATAGTCTAGAGTACATATCAGACTTGGATATCACCAATGAAGTCTTTGCTTCATCATTGACAACATTTTTCCCATCCCTGGAGTCACTTTCGCTACAAGAATGTCGTAATCTAAAGGGATGGTGGAAGAGGGATATTGTTGATAACGGCGATGCAACAATAATGACATCCACATCATCATGGAGTCATCAATATCACCAACACATATCACTGCCTTCCTTTCCCTGTCTTTCTTACTTGACTATAACTGATTGTAGTAAGTTGACTTCCATGCCGCCGTTTCCATATCTCGAAGAAGAGCTTTTTTTGAGTTGCGTTAGCTGGAAGGCATTGCAACAAACAATGGCGATGAAGATGAATATGGTAGGAGCTTCTTCACTTCTCTCCTCCATCCCTCCTCTCTCCAAATTAAGGAAATTGAATTTGTGGGAGATGCCAGACAAAGAGCCTCTGCCAGAGGAGTGGCTTCAAAACCTAACTTCTCTCGAGGAATTAGATATTAGGAGGTGCTCTACATCTCTGTCTCAAATTCTGAGACATCTCACCTCTCTTAAGGTGCTGACCATTGGGGACTGCGAGGAAGTTGATCTATTTAGTGATGCGGACGATGATGGTACAAAATTTCAACATGTTAAGTGCCTTCAGTCTCtgtcttttacaaaaatttctaaactCGAGTCTCTTCCTGCATATCTTCAATCCGTTACTATTCTCCGAAATCTCTCGATTGACGACTGTCCCAGCTTGATGACTTTATCGGAATGGATCGGCAACCTCACATCACTTCAAAGCCTTGAAATTGAAGATTGCCCTAATTTGACATCCCTTCCCGAAGGGATGCGTCGCCTCACCTCGTTACAGTCCCTGAGGATCTATGAATGTCCCCACTTAGAGCAAAGATGCCAGAAGGAAATTGGAGAGGATTGGACAAAGATTGCCCACGTCCCAAAATATTCCAATGAATCTCGGTGGAATTATTAA